A genomic window from Etheostoma spectabile isolate EspeVRDwgs_2016 chromosome 13, UIUC_Espe_1.0, whole genome shotgun sequence includes:
- the LOC116700992 gene encoding protocadherin alpha-C2 isoform X1, whose protein sequence is MMARGIIPLRTRLIATVFTFLGLWGCALSINRYSIPEEMEVGSFVANLATDLGLDVRSLVQRGAKLDVIHSKNYLDINKETGELVIREKMDRESICMTKTTSCFLKMDVILEKPIRIFNIELEILDINDNAPVFRRKTMHLDISEATPPGERFSLTNAVDADVGANSIKTYYLSESKYFNIDIQTGSDGSKYVDLVLNGHLDREEHAVHNLILTAVDGGVPPRSGTASIVINVLDINDNAPLFSQPVFAVNVSESSAAGTVVMTLNATDLDEGTNAQLIYSYTLYTSEKTQELFTLDPNSGEIKVKGVIDYEESPSFEMHIQAQDRGANPKSGHCKVMVSVTDLNDNYPEVTIKSVKSALTEDVSVGTLIAVVSVSDRDSGANGQVELTLSHQESLPFLLNKSSEGYFELLVSKPLDREIISKYDISLRVTDKGSPPLSETETITLEILDVNDNAPTFSQSFYTIHVVENNLPGALLTSLSAFDPDLNENQYLVYFIMEKEIVNTSMSMLFSINPENGDLYALKTFDYEREREFLFHIEARDSGVPPLSSNVTVHIIILDQNDNTPLIVSPWRAQGSVVEEVIPRSTEKGHLIAKVIAIDADSEQNARVTYQLLQITDATLFSLDQYNGEIRTTRMFSYRDPRQQRLVIVAKDNGQPALSATVTIKISTVEHVMSFSETTELPLEYDVFTDLNLYLVIGLGAVSFLLLITILVIIVLKCQKPKPKAIKIPPANRNSVISRNSMISQRSSTIADSTLISSDAYWYSLFLAETRKGKVVVRQPIIPKGAGYFVSSIPRSIGPSETTDSRASTLEQEPRRELP, encoded by the exons ATGATGGCGCGGGGCATTATACCGTTACGGACACGTTTGATCGCGactgtttttacatttcttgGACTATGGGGATGTGCGCTTTCCATCAATCGCTACTCTATTCCGGAGGAGATGGAAGTGGGCTCCTTTGTTGCCAATCTGGCcacagatttgggtctggatgtTCGCAGTTTGGTGCAGCGCGGAGCAAAGCTCGATGTCATTCACAGCAAAAATTACCTTGACATCAACAAAGAAACGGGGGAGCTGGTAATACGCGAGAAGATGGACCGGGAAAGCAtatgcatgactaaaacaacctcgTGCTTTCTGAAAATGGATGTCATACTTGAGAAACCCATTCGCATTTTTAACATCGAGTTGGAGATCTTGGACATTAACGACAACGCGCCTGTGTTCCGCAGGAAGACAATGCACTTGGACATATCGGAGGCAACCCCTCCCGGTGAGAGGTTTTCATTGACAAACGCTGTGGATGCGGATGTGGGGGCGAACTCCATCAAAACCTACTATCTCAGCGAAAGCAAATACTTCAACATCGACATACAAACTGGCAGCGATGGCTCCAAATATGTCGATTTAGTTCTGAACGGTCATTTGGACCGAGAGGAGCATGCAGTCCATAATCTGATTTTAACCGCTGTGGATGGAGGGGTGCCTCCCCGCTCCGGCACAGCCAGCATCGTTATTAACGTCCTGGATATCAATGACAACGCCCCCCTGTTCAGCCAGCCGGTATTTGCAGTCAACGTTTCAGAGAGCTCGGCTGCGGGGACAGTGGTCATGACCTTAAACGCAACAGACTTGGATGAAGGCACAAACGCTCAGTTGATATATTCATACACACTGTACACCTCGGAGAAGACCCAAGAGCTCTTCACACTTGATCCAAACTCAGGTGAGATCAAGGTGAAGGGGGTGATTGACTATGAAGAGAGTCCGAGTTTTGAGATGCACATACAGGCTCAGGACAGGGGGGCCAACCCCAAGTCAGGACACTGTAAAGTCATGGTGTCCGTCACAGATCTGAATGATAACTATCCCGAGGTGACCATCAAGTCTGTAAAAAGTGCACTGACCGAGGACGTCTCTGTGGGGACCCTGATTGCTGTGGTCAGTGTCAGCGACAGGGACTCTGGAGCAAACGGCCAAGTGGAGCTCACTTTGAGTCATCAAGAATCTTTACCGTTCCTGCTGAACAAATCCTCGGAGGGCTACTTTGAGCTGCTGGTTTCAAAGCCACTGGACAGGGAGATAATAAGCAAATATGACATCTCGCTGAGGGTGACAGACAAAGGCTCGCCGCCTTTATCCGAAACAGAAACCATCACTTTAGAGATTCTGGATGTCAATGACAACGCACCCACATTCTCCCAGTCCTTCTACACAATCCATGTCGTGGAGAACAATCTACCAGGGGCGTTGTTGACATCTCTTAGTGCGTTTGACCCAGATCTCAACGAGAACCAGTACTTGGTTTATTTCATAATGGAGAAGGAGATTGTTAACACGTCTATGTCAATGCTGTTCTCCATAAACCCGGAGAACGGTGATCTTTATGCCCTGAAGACCTTtgactatgagagagagagggagtttcTTTTCCACATCGAAGCTAGAGACTCTGGTGTTCCCCCGCTGAGCAGCAATGTGACAGTTCACATCATCATCCTGGACCAAAATGACAACACGCCTCTCATAGTGTCACCGTGGCGGGCGCAGGGCTCTGTGGTAGAGGAGGTGATACCGAGGTCCACGGAGAAGGGGCACCTGATAGCCAAAGTGATCGCCATCGATGCCGATTCTGAACAGAATGCTAGGGTCACATATCAGCTTCTGCAGATCACCGACGCAACCCTCTTCAGCCTGGACCAGTACAATGGTGAAATCCGGACAACAAGGATGTTCAGTTACAGAGACCCGAGACAACAGCGGCTTGTGATTGTCGCCAAAGACAACGGTCAGCCTGCGCTCTCTGCCACTGTCACCATCAAGATATCAACAGTGGAACACGTCATGTCCTTTTCTGAGACCACAGAGTTGCCACTAGAGTATGACGTCTTCACAGACCTAAACCTGTACTTAGTAATCGGTTTAGGGGCTGTGTCCTTTTTGCTACTGATAACCATCTTGGTTATTATTGTCCTGAAGTGTCAAAAACCCAAACCAAAGGCCATCAAGATCCCCCCAGCCAACAGAAACAGTGTGATCAGCAGGAACAGCATGATCAGCCAGAGGAGCTCCACCATCGCGGATTCCACCCTGATCTCCAGCGATGCCTACTGGTACAGTTTGTTCCTCGCAGAGACCAGGAAGGGCAAAGTGGTCGTGAGACAGCCGATAATTCCCAAAGGAGCTGGGTATTTTGTGTCCAGTATACCCAGAAGCATAGGGCCGAGTGAGACCACAGACTCCAGAGCATCCACACTGGAG CAGGAACCCAGAAGAGAACTACCATGA
- the LOC116700992 gene encoding protocadherin alpha-C2 isoform X3, translating to MMARGIIPLRTRLIATVFTFLGLWGCALSINRYSIPEEMEVGSFVANLATDLGLDVRSLVQRGAKLDVIHSKNYLDINKETGELVIREKMDRESICMTKTTSCFLKMDVILEKPIRIFNIELEILDINDNAPVFRRKTMHLDISEATPPGERFSLTNAVDADVGANSIKTYYLSESKYFNIDIQTGSDGSKYVDLVLNGHLDREEHAVHNLILTAVDGGVPPRSGTASIVINVLDINDNAPLFSQPVFAVNVSESSAAGTVVMTLNATDLDEGTNAQLIYSYTLYTSEKTQELFTLDPNSGEIKVKGVIDYEESPSFEMHIQAQDRGANPKSGHCKVMVSVTDLNDNYPEVTIKSVKSALTEDVSVGTLIAVVSVSDRDSGANGQVELTLSHQESLPFLLNKSSEGYFELLVSKPLDREIISKYDISLRVTDKGSPPLSETETITLEILDVNDNAPTFSQSFYTIHVVENNLPGALLTSLSAFDPDLNENQYLVYFIMEKEIVNTSMSMLFSINPENGDLYALKTFDYEREREFLFHIEARDSGVPPLSSNVTVHIIILDQNDNTPLIVSPWRAQGSVVEEVIPRSTEKGHLIAKVIAIDADSEQNARVTYQLLQITDATLFSLDQYNGEIRTTRMFSYRDPRQQRLVIVAKDNGQPALSATVTIKISTVEHVMSFSETTELPLEYDVFTDLNLYLVIGLGAVSFLLLITILVIIVLKCQKPKPKAIKIPPANRNSVISRNSMISQRSSTIADSTLISSDAYWYSLFLAETRKGKVVVRQPIIPKGAGYFVSSIPRSIGPSETTDSRASTLEYSK from the exons ATGATGGCGCGGGGCATTATACCGTTACGGACACGTTTGATCGCGactgtttttacatttcttgGACTATGGGGATGTGCGCTTTCCATCAATCGCTACTCTATTCCGGAGGAGATGGAAGTGGGCTCCTTTGTTGCCAATCTGGCcacagatttgggtctggatgtTCGCAGTTTGGTGCAGCGCGGAGCAAAGCTCGATGTCATTCACAGCAAAAATTACCTTGACATCAACAAAGAAACGGGGGAGCTGGTAATACGCGAGAAGATGGACCGGGAAAGCAtatgcatgactaaaacaacctcgTGCTTTCTGAAAATGGATGTCATACTTGAGAAACCCATTCGCATTTTTAACATCGAGTTGGAGATCTTGGACATTAACGACAACGCGCCTGTGTTCCGCAGGAAGACAATGCACTTGGACATATCGGAGGCAACCCCTCCCGGTGAGAGGTTTTCATTGACAAACGCTGTGGATGCGGATGTGGGGGCGAACTCCATCAAAACCTACTATCTCAGCGAAAGCAAATACTTCAACATCGACATACAAACTGGCAGCGATGGCTCCAAATATGTCGATTTAGTTCTGAACGGTCATTTGGACCGAGAGGAGCATGCAGTCCATAATCTGATTTTAACCGCTGTGGATGGAGGGGTGCCTCCCCGCTCCGGCACAGCCAGCATCGTTATTAACGTCCTGGATATCAATGACAACGCCCCCCTGTTCAGCCAGCCGGTATTTGCAGTCAACGTTTCAGAGAGCTCGGCTGCGGGGACAGTGGTCATGACCTTAAACGCAACAGACTTGGATGAAGGCACAAACGCTCAGTTGATATATTCATACACACTGTACACCTCGGAGAAGACCCAAGAGCTCTTCACACTTGATCCAAACTCAGGTGAGATCAAGGTGAAGGGGGTGATTGACTATGAAGAGAGTCCGAGTTTTGAGATGCACATACAGGCTCAGGACAGGGGGGCCAACCCCAAGTCAGGACACTGTAAAGTCATGGTGTCCGTCACAGATCTGAATGATAACTATCCCGAGGTGACCATCAAGTCTGTAAAAAGTGCACTGACCGAGGACGTCTCTGTGGGGACCCTGATTGCTGTGGTCAGTGTCAGCGACAGGGACTCTGGAGCAAACGGCCAAGTGGAGCTCACTTTGAGTCATCAAGAATCTTTACCGTTCCTGCTGAACAAATCCTCGGAGGGCTACTTTGAGCTGCTGGTTTCAAAGCCACTGGACAGGGAGATAATAAGCAAATATGACATCTCGCTGAGGGTGACAGACAAAGGCTCGCCGCCTTTATCCGAAACAGAAACCATCACTTTAGAGATTCTGGATGTCAATGACAACGCACCCACATTCTCCCAGTCCTTCTACACAATCCATGTCGTGGAGAACAATCTACCAGGGGCGTTGTTGACATCTCTTAGTGCGTTTGACCCAGATCTCAACGAGAACCAGTACTTGGTTTATTTCATAATGGAGAAGGAGATTGTTAACACGTCTATGTCAATGCTGTTCTCCATAAACCCGGAGAACGGTGATCTTTATGCCCTGAAGACCTTtgactatgagagagagagggagtttcTTTTCCACATCGAAGCTAGAGACTCTGGTGTTCCCCCGCTGAGCAGCAATGTGACAGTTCACATCATCATCCTGGACCAAAATGACAACACGCCTCTCATAGTGTCACCGTGGCGGGCGCAGGGCTCTGTGGTAGAGGAGGTGATACCGAGGTCCACGGAGAAGGGGCACCTGATAGCCAAAGTGATCGCCATCGATGCCGATTCTGAACAGAATGCTAGGGTCACATATCAGCTTCTGCAGATCACCGACGCAACCCTCTTCAGCCTGGACCAGTACAATGGTGAAATCCGGACAACAAGGATGTTCAGTTACAGAGACCCGAGACAACAGCGGCTTGTGATTGTCGCCAAAGACAACGGTCAGCCTGCGCTCTCTGCCACTGTCACCATCAAGATATCAACAGTGGAACACGTCATGTCCTTTTCTGAGACCACAGAGTTGCCACTAGAGTATGACGTCTTCACAGACCTAAACCTGTACTTAGTAATCGGTTTAGGGGCTGTGTCCTTTTTGCTACTGATAACCATCTTGGTTATTATTGTCCTGAAGTGTCAAAAACCCAAACCAAAGGCCATCAAGATCCCCCCAGCCAACAGAAACAGTGTGATCAGCAGGAACAGCATGATCAGCCAGAGGAGCTCCACCATCGCGGATTCCACCCTGATCTCCAGCGATGCCTACTGGTACAGTTTGTTCCTCGCAGAGACCAGGAAGGGCAAAGTGGTCGTGAGACAGCCGATAATTCCCAAAGGAGCTGGGTATTTTGTGTCCAGTATACCCAGAAGCATAGGGCCGAGTGAGACCACAGACTCCAGAGCATCCACACTGGAG TACTCAAAATGA
- the LOC116700992 gene encoding protocadherin alpha-C2 isoform X2: MMARGIIPLRTRLIATVFTFLGLWGCALSINRYSIPEEMEVGSFVANLATDLGLDVRSLVQRGAKLDVIHSKNYLDINKETGELVIREKMDRESICMTKTTSCFLKMDVILEKPIRIFNIELEILDINDNAPVFRRKTMHLDISEATPPGERFSLTNAVDADVGANSIKTYYLSESKYFNIDIQTGSDGSKYVDLVLNGHLDREEHAVHNLILTAVDGGVPPRSGTASIVINVLDINDNAPLFSQPVFAVNVSESSAAGTVVMTLNATDLDEGTNAQLIYSYTLYTSEKTQELFTLDPNSGEIKVKGVIDYEESPSFEMHIQAQDRGANPKSGHCKVMVSVTDLNDNYPEVTIKSVKSALTEDVSVGTLIAVVSVSDRDSGANGQVELTLSHQESLPFLLNKSSEGYFELLVSKPLDREIISKYDISLRVTDKGSPPLSETETITLEILDVNDNAPTFSQSFYTIHVVENNLPGALLTSLSAFDPDLNENQYLVYFIMEKEIVNTSMSMLFSINPENGDLYALKTFDYEREREFLFHIEARDSGVPPLSSNVTVHIIILDQNDNTPLIVSPWRAQGSVVEEVIPRSTEKGHLIAKVIAIDADSEQNARVTYQLLQITDATLFSLDQYNGEIRTTRMFSYRDPRQQRLVIVAKDNGQPALSATVTIKISTVEHVMSFSETTELPLEYDVFTDLNLYLVIGLGAVSFLLLITILVIIVLKCQKPKPKAIKIPPANRNSVISRNSMISQRSSTIADSTLISSDAYWYSLFLAETRKGKVVVRQPIIPKGAGYFVSSIPRSIGPSETTDSRASTLEEPRRELP; the protein is encoded by the exons ATGATGGCGCGGGGCATTATACCGTTACGGACACGTTTGATCGCGactgtttttacatttcttgGACTATGGGGATGTGCGCTTTCCATCAATCGCTACTCTATTCCGGAGGAGATGGAAGTGGGCTCCTTTGTTGCCAATCTGGCcacagatttgggtctggatgtTCGCAGTTTGGTGCAGCGCGGAGCAAAGCTCGATGTCATTCACAGCAAAAATTACCTTGACATCAACAAAGAAACGGGGGAGCTGGTAATACGCGAGAAGATGGACCGGGAAAGCAtatgcatgactaaaacaacctcgTGCTTTCTGAAAATGGATGTCATACTTGAGAAACCCATTCGCATTTTTAACATCGAGTTGGAGATCTTGGACATTAACGACAACGCGCCTGTGTTCCGCAGGAAGACAATGCACTTGGACATATCGGAGGCAACCCCTCCCGGTGAGAGGTTTTCATTGACAAACGCTGTGGATGCGGATGTGGGGGCGAACTCCATCAAAACCTACTATCTCAGCGAAAGCAAATACTTCAACATCGACATACAAACTGGCAGCGATGGCTCCAAATATGTCGATTTAGTTCTGAACGGTCATTTGGACCGAGAGGAGCATGCAGTCCATAATCTGATTTTAACCGCTGTGGATGGAGGGGTGCCTCCCCGCTCCGGCACAGCCAGCATCGTTATTAACGTCCTGGATATCAATGACAACGCCCCCCTGTTCAGCCAGCCGGTATTTGCAGTCAACGTTTCAGAGAGCTCGGCTGCGGGGACAGTGGTCATGACCTTAAACGCAACAGACTTGGATGAAGGCACAAACGCTCAGTTGATATATTCATACACACTGTACACCTCGGAGAAGACCCAAGAGCTCTTCACACTTGATCCAAACTCAGGTGAGATCAAGGTGAAGGGGGTGATTGACTATGAAGAGAGTCCGAGTTTTGAGATGCACATACAGGCTCAGGACAGGGGGGCCAACCCCAAGTCAGGACACTGTAAAGTCATGGTGTCCGTCACAGATCTGAATGATAACTATCCCGAGGTGACCATCAAGTCTGTAAAAAGTGCACTGACCGAGGACGTCTCTGTGGGGACCCTGATTGCTGTGGTCAGTGTCAGCGACAGGGACTCTGGAGCAAACGGCCAAGTGGAGCTCACTTTGAGTCATCAAGAATCTTTACCGTTCCTGCTGAACAAATCCTCGGAGGGCTACTTTGAGCTGCTGGTTTCAAAGCCACTGGACAGGGAGATAATAAGCAAATATGACATCTCGCTGAGGGTGACAGACAAAGGCTCGCCGCCTTTATCCGAAACAGAAACCATCACTTTAGAGATTCTGGATGTCAATGACAACGCACCCACATTCTCCCAGTCCTTCTACACAATCCATGTCGTGGAGAACAATCTACCAGGGGCGTTGTTGACATCTCTTAGTGCGTTTGACCCAGATCTCAACGAGAACCAGTACTTGGTTTATTTCATAATGGAGAAGGAGATTGTTAACACGTCTATGTCAATGCTGTTCTCCATAAACCCGGAGAACGGTGATCTTTATGCCCTGAAGACCTTtgactatgagagagagagggagtttcTTTTCCACATCGAAGCTAGAGACTCTGGTGTTCCCCCGCTGAGCAGCAATGTGACAGTTCACATCATCATCCTGGACCAAAATGACAACACGCCTCTCATAGTGTCACCGTGGCGGGCGCAGGGCTCTGTGGTAGAGGAGGTGATACCGAGGTCCACGGAGAAGGGGCACCTGATAGCCAAAGTGATCGCCATCGATGCCGATTCTGAACAGAATGCTAGGGTCACATATCAGCTTCTGCAGATCACCGACGCAACCCTCTTCAGCCTGGACCAGTACAATGGTGAAATCCGGACAACAAGGATGTTCAGTTACAGAGACCCGAGACAACAGCGGCTTGTGATTGTCGCCAAAGACAACGGTCAGCCTGCGCTCTCTGCCACTGTCACCATCAAGATATCAACAGTGGAACACGTCATGTCCTTTTCTGAGACCACAGAGTTGCCACTAGAGTATGACGTCTTCACAGACCTAAACCTGTACTTAGTAATCGGTTTAGGGGCTGTGTCCTTTTTGCTACTGATAACCATCTTGGTTATTATTGTCCTGAAGTGTCAAAAACCCAAACCAAAGGCCATCAAGATCCCCCCAGCCAACAGAAACAGTGTGATCAGCAGGAACAGCATGATCAGCCAGAGGAGCTCCACCATCGCGGATTCCACCCTGATCTCCAGCGATGCCTACTGGTACAGTTTGTTCCTCGCAGAGACCAGGAAGGGCAAAGTGGTCGTGAGACAGCCGATAATTCCCAAAGGAGCTGGGTATTTTGTGTCCAGTATACCCAGAAGCATAGGGCCGAGTGAGACCACAGACTCCAGAGCATCCACACTGGAG GAACCCAGAAGAGAACTACCATGA